The DNA region TAGTTGATATGCCTGTTGCAAATGGTTCGCTGATCTATCGGTCGACCagctaattttttttcccttcttaaATCAGGATTTCAGTTCGATTATGTGTTTGATTGGACCATTTTAAAGTACCAGCAATCCCAGATTGCTACTCCTCCCACCCGTGCTCTCGTGAGTGATGTACTCATATTTGCTTTGGGACATGCGGCTGAACTGATTGAGCAGCCTAGTTAAACAGTATTGCTTGTTTATGCAGGGTTCAGGCACAGGACCAAGTCATGCAGTGCCTCCATTTGCTAATCCAGATCGGCAGTCAGGTAGTACTTTAAGCCAAAACCTGAAAAAAGGGGGCTGAGTATAAAGTGGTGCCTACACACCATTTGATATTTGAGAGGATCATTATGTTCATGTGATTTCCTAGGTGAAGATGGAAGACCTTCTGGCTGGTCTCCAGCAGATCCTTCTCATAGAAGACCCTCTGGACCCATGCTGGCTTCTGGGAGTGGGCTTAAGCAGAAAGCTCCAGCTGCAAATGATTCTACTATTTCCAAAGATGCCATGGTAAGTACCCAGTCTGCAGCTGTAAAATTGAGACTGGTTTCATGGCCTGAGTGCTTTTTCATATTTGACATGAGTTGAATAGTAAGtcattttttattgataaagAGATATTAagtcatttttttattgataaacAGATATTTTCTGTCCTGAGCGCTGTACACCATGCAATACGGTGTTTTATGGGCTGCTCCAAGGATCATTAGTGTTTCATGAGCTATGATAATCtcttttatttacatttttgcTGGTAATCTATTAAATTCACAAgatgataataatttcttaGTTTCTTACCACGGTTGGGGTTCTTTATGCATTGTGCATACAAAGCTATAGGATAGTTTGCATAAATTATGGCTTTCTCTGCAGTTGCCCCTCATAACATTTTCTGATGCTCTAGCATCTTGCTTTTGAAGATTATAGATGAAATCTGCCTTAATTTTATTGACAGTTCTAAAAGCACATCACTCGACCtcaaatatctttttttttctcctggAAAAAAGGTGAATAAGTAGCAGAAAAATGAGTCTGTATTTGAGGTTAATTGGAAGCATTATTTGATAACTGATATCATATCGACTGAATGGAAGCTGCACTTTACATGAAACAGTACGTAAATTTTATGTCAATTATTACTTGTTGGCTGTTGTGAGTTTAATCATTAATGGCATTAACAAATGGACTTTTCTCTGGTACTTGGAAATTCCTTGTCTGGTAAGTTCCCTCCCCATTTGACTTGAAACAAACTGTTCGTGCTAAATTCTCCTTGGACTGCACTGAAGTGTTAACGGGATTATCAATGGACTTTTTGGGTAAGCAATTGGCATTTTGGCCATTTCTTTGCAGTTATCTTCTCTCAGTTCTTTGCGTCCGGGTGGATCTTCAAGGAGACCTACTGTATCGGGCAGCAATGATGCAGTGAATGTTGGGGTGGATCCTGATCCTCTCCATCGCAAGATAGACTTGAGCCCCGGGGCAAGTCACAAGTATTCCAGTGCTCAAAGAAGTTCACCCATCATATCCTCAGAGCAGAAGCGCCCGTCTTCAAGGGGTGTCTCAAACATCAAGAATTTGGAGTCCACCTTAAGGGGCATCGAGGGCTTGAACTTTAACAACGGTGACGAGAGATTGCAGCATTAGTAACTTCCAAGTCTTGCAATCACTCTGCCCCTTGTAAATTCTGCAAAGCTATACAGCTCAAGGACAGCTGAAGCACTAAAGTCCCTCTGCATTTTAACAAGTATGTCGCAACTTTCTCCTCTGTAATTCCTATAATAAGAGGTACACTAGATGATATAAGCGGGGCTTGCTTGCTGCACTGGAGGTGCCAATTTGGGTTTGTACCCGCTGCTATTTGCAAAGTCATCTTTATATGTTTGAGATTCTATCGTGGTTCTTGTTGTTTGATCAGTTAAAAACAGCAGAAAGTGTAAGTAGGTGAGTTGTCATTCTGTATCTTTTTCACTCACTTCTGAAGAAACGGAGGATTGAGTCGAGCGTTTCATTGATTAGACACTCAAGTCACATGCTGTATTTACCATCGACTTGGGTATGGAGTCGCGGAATGTTACTCTCTAGTTTGCTCTTGGTGCCACATATGGTTGATGAATACCGAGTTGAGATGTAGTGCCATggttaatttaatttctatcaGCATTGAGCTCAAGCTCGAGGATGATTAGTGATTGTAGCTGAACCGTAAGCTGGGGGGTTCTTTTACGGTTCATTCGTAATGTCATATCCAGTTGTTTGAAGTTCAGAAAGGACTTAGTCCGTTGCGATGAATGAGTGCATGAGGATTCAGGAGAGGCTTTCGGGGCCCATTAAATGATAACTGGCCCGATTACTGGTCCATTTGCAGCCGGCCCTGAATAGCTCCGGTTAATATAAACACGTGTGCCCGTGCTATGCTCGAACTGAcgtgacttttttttttttttaaagaaattaaaccTCTGCACGAATGTCATATGCTGGCTGATTgcattgattgattaattttctCCGGCGTAAACAAAATTAGTACAAAATCTTGAAAAACCAACCCCATAACTTAAACCTTCCCCCTTTTTCCCTCGATCCAAACTTTGCTGTTAATTGACACTTCACAAACTTTAATGTAGATTTTGATATAGGAACTCGAAGAGACAGTCGTAATGGACTAAGAAATTGTATAAATAACCTATGCGAAAGCTTTCCATCGCTCAAATGCAACACTCGTGGGAATAATATGTATCGcattaaatatataagattGATCAGAGCACAAGCACAGTATTAAGAAAGCAGAATCTCACATTAAAATCCAAAACCGACTTACAAACCTATTATCCTACGAAAGAAGGGAAGCCCTACAGATCCAAAACTTCTTGCCCTACAAAAAGTAACCTGCAGTTGACTAACTCCCAAGACGACAATACAACCGCAGGATCGTCTTCTTTgccaaaaatataaataaacagTAAAGATGGTTGGTGCATTGTTTTCAAACAACAAAGATAAAGCTTACGAAGCTCTGATGACCAAGGACCCTTAAGCCTCTCTATTCCTCCTACCAATCAGATGAGGTCAGCAACATTCGATGGCAACTCCTCGACGACCACGTTGTAGAACCTCTGAATATCGGACAGCATCCTCTCGTCATCCCGCGTAACAAAGTTGATGGCGACACCCTTCCTCCCGAAACGGCCGCTTCGTCCGATGCGGTGCAGGTAGTTCTCTGGCTGAGTGGGCAGGTCGTAGTTTATGACGAGGGAGACCTGCTGCACATCGATACCGCGAGCCAGGAGATCAGTGGTGATGAGGACGCGGGATGAACCCGACCGGAACTCGCGCATGATTATGTCCCTCTGGTTCTGGTCCATGTCGCCATGGGTTGCAGAGACAGTGTGGTCCCTGCTCCTCATCTTGTCCGTCAGCCAGTCGACCTTGCGACGAGTATTCACGAAAATGACACTCTGGGTAATCGCTAGGGTCTCGTATAGGTCGCAGAGAGTCTCGAGCTTCCACTCCTCCTTATCGACATTCACATAGAACTGCTTGATACCTTCAAGAGTGAGTTCATCTCGCTTCACCAAGATCCGCACTGGCTTGTTCATGAACTTTCTCGTGATCTCGAGTGCCTCTGGGGGCATTGTAGCTGAGAAAACACCAACCTGGATCTTTCCAGGCAAGAGCTGGAAGATATCATAAATCTGGAGAGGAGATGCCATTAGAAGAAAATTTTACTATCATATTAAATGCATGCATGTCTGTAATGGAATCAACAGTTCTGCAAGATGTACAAACCTGATCCTTGAAACCTCGTGAGAGCATCTCATCCGCCTCATCCAACACAAACATACGGATATCATCAGGGCGGAGTGACTGCCTCCTTAACATGTCAAAGACACGCCCAGGAGTTCCCACAACAACATGGACCCCACTCTGGAGAATACGTTGATCCTCACGAACACTTGTTCCTCCAACACAAGCATGCACCTTCACTCCAAGATAATCACCAAGAGCTCTCATGACCTTCTCAATTTGCTGGGCGAGTTCCCTAGTGGGCGCGAGAACCAGAGCTTGGCATTGAACCAAATTGTAGTCGAGTTGCTGAAGTACTCCGGAGCAGAAAGTTGCAGTCTTCCCAGTTCCAGATTGAGCCTGTTGAATCACATCAAGGCCCTTGCAGAATGGAACAATTCCCCTTTGCTGAATGGCAGATGGCTTCTCAAAACCTTCAGATTGATGCATGAATCAGAAGGTCATACTTCAAATAAACAACAATATCTATAAAACTGCAACTACGTTGGCGAGATGTTATACACTGGAAAACTATTTAGTTCTCAACACAGCAGAAAGTAAGAAGGACAAAGGAAATCACTCATGGGAAGCCAAACAGACAGAAaccaaaagataaaataaaaaattaataaaattctaAACATGACATACCATAA from Punica granatum isolate Tunisia-2019 chromosome 3, ASM765513v2, whole genome shotgun sequence includes:
- the LOC116201718 gene encoding eukaryotic initiation factor 4A-10-like; amino-acid sequence: MASLATEGSQFDPRHYDSKMSELNVDGDQFFTSYDEVHDSFDAMGLQENLLRGIYAYGFEKPSAIQQRGIVPFCKGLDVIQQAQSGTGKTATFCSGVLQQLDYNLVQCQALVLAPTRELAQQIEKVMRALGDYLGVKVHACVGGTSVREDQRILQSGVHVVVGTPGRVFDMLRRQSLRPDDIRMFVLDEADEMLSRGFKDQIYDIFQLLPGKIQVGVFSATMPPEALEITRKFMNKPVRILVKRDELTLEGIKQFYVNVDKEEWKLETLCDLYETLAITQSVIFVNTRRKVDWLTDKMRSRDHTVSATHGDMDQNQRDIIMREFRSGSSRVLITTDLLARGIDVQQVSLVINYDLPTQPENYLHRIGRSGRFGRKGVAINFVTRDDERMLSDIQRFYNVVVEELPSNVADLI